In a genomic window of Pedobacter sp. KBS0701:
- a CDS encoding Uma2 family endonuclease — MSEPVPYPVLSDDEPVMQFNELDASLTYSYSNYLNWLFPERVELIKGKIFKMIPAPSSVHQEVIGNIFLKLGNFLKKQPCKVYISPFDVRFTKESRHDKAIFTVLQPDICVICDRSKIDARGCIGAPDLVVEVLSPGNTRMELLNKYRVYEEFGVKEYWVVSQSDQSILIYTLNEMGKFQPSKIFTLSEKITSTVLPGFELALDDVFEDL; from the coding sequence ATGTCTGAACCTGTTCCATATCCTGTTTTAAGCGATGATGAGCCTGTCATGCAGTTCAATGAGCTTGATGCGTCTTTAACTTATAGTTATTCTAACTATTTAAACTGGCTTTTTCCTGAAAGAGTAGAACTGATTAAAGGTAAAATCTTTAAGATGATTCCTGCACCTTCAAGCGTTCATCAGGAAGTTATTGGAAACATATTTCTTAAGCTAGGAAATTTTCTAAAAAAGCAACCTTGTAAAGTTTACATATCTCCATTTGATGTTCGTTTTACAAAGGAAAGTCGCCATGATAAAGCTATTTTTACGGTTTTACAACCAGATATCTGTGTGATTTGCGATAGAAGCAAAATTGATGCCCGTGGTTGTATCGGTGCGCCCGATTTGGTTGTCGAGGTTTTGTCTCCGGGAAATACCCGAATGGAACTGCTTAATAAGTACCGTGTTTATGAAGAATTCGGCGTTAAAGAATATTGGGTGGTGAGCCAAAGTGATCAAAGCATTTTGATCTACACCTTAAATGAGATGGGTAAATTCCAACCCTCTAAAATATTTACCCTAAGCGAAAAAATTACGTCAACTGTATTACCGGGTTTTGAATTGGCCTTGGATGATGTTTTTGAGGATTTATAA
- a CDS encoding heavy metal translocating P-type ATPase, which translates to MSHSHDKEDSCCSSKVHSEPKHNHDHEHEEGDEHDHDHGGDPSAFKTYLPAIVTLVMLLIGIAFDNLFTVPVFQIIRPYWYIVAYLPVGIPVLREVWETFKAKDFFTEFSLMSIATIGAFAIGEYPEGVTVMLFYTIGELFQMAAVNRAKRNIKALLDVRADVAHVFRNGKYEDINPEKVEIGETIQVKAGEKIPLDGELISDKSSFNTAALTGESKPRTINKGESILAGMLNLDKVVEVKVTKAFADSALSRILEMVQNATTRKAKTELFIRKFAKIYTPIVFFLALALVTIPILVLGNEYHFQTWLYRSLVFLVISCPCALVISIPLGYFGGIGAASANGILFKGSNFLDLITKLNVVVMDKTGTLTKGVFNVQKVESNIDETDFLNFLTAVEAKSTHPIAKAIVKYGGQKEIHPAENIEEIAGMGLKGQVNGKEVLAGNVKLLEKFNIDFEPEIATIEESIVVVAVDQKYVGYVLIADEIKEDAAEAIKQLHENGIKQVVMLSGDKISIVKNVASGLGIDTYFGDLLPEDKVARLEAIKSDKSKVVAFVGDGINDTPVLAISDIGIAMGAMGSDAAIETADVVIQTDQPSKIATAVKIGKATKNVVIQNIVLAFAVKAIVLILGAGGIATMWEAVFADVGVALLAILNAVRIQKMKF; encoded by the coding sequence ATGAGCCACTCACACGATAAAGAAGATAGCTGTTGCAGCAGTAAAGTACATTCCGAACCAAAACATAACCATGATCACGAACATGAAGAAGGTGACGAACATGACCACGACCATGGTGGAGATCCATCAGCTTTTAAAACGTATTTGCCAGCTATCGTAACATTGGTTATGTTGCTGATTGGAATTGCGTTTGATAACCTGTTTACGGTTCCTGTATTTCAGATCATTCGCCCTTATTGGTATATCGTGGCTTATTTACCTGTGGGCATCCCGGTTTTACGCGAAGTTTGGGAAACTTTTAAAGCCAAAGATTTCTTTACCGAGTTTTCTTTAATGTCTATTGCTACCATTGGTGCTTTTGCTATTGGTGAATATCCTGAAGGCGTAACGGTGATGCTTTTCTACACTATTGGCGAGTTGTTTCAAATGGCTGCGGTAAACCGTGCCAAAAGGAATATTAAAGCATTACTTGATGTTCGTGCAGATGTAGCGCATGTATTCCGTAATGGAAAATACGAAGATATTAATCCCGAAAAGGTAGAAATTGGCGAAACAATACAGGTAAAGGCTGGTGAGAAAATCCCCTTAGATGGAGAACTGATCAGCGATAAAAGCAGTTTTAACACTGCTGCTTTAACGGGCGAGAGCAAACCGCGTACAATTAATAAGGGCGAATCGATTTTGGCAGGAATGCTTAATCTGGATAAAGTAGTCGAAGTCAAAGTGACCAAAGCTTTTGCCGACAGTGCATTATCCCGCATTTTGGAAATGGTTCAAAATGCCACTACGCGCAAAGCCAAAACCGAACTTTTTATTCGCAAGTTTGCGAAAATATATACCCCAATTGTTTTCTTTTTAGCCCTCGCGCTGGTTACTATCCCAATTTTAGTTTTAGGAAACGAATATCATTTCCAAACCTGGTTGTATCGTTCGCTGGTTTTTCTGGTTATATCTTGTCCATGTGCACTGGTCATTTCTATTCCATTGGGTTATTTTGGCGGAATCGGTGCGGCATCGGCAAATGGCATTCTTTTTAAAGGCTCTAATTTCCTTGATTTAATTACCAAACTGAATGTTGTTGTAATGGACAAAACTGGAACCTTAACAAAAGGTGTTTTCAATGTTCAGAAAGTAGAAAGCAATATTGATGAAACAGATTTTTTAAACTTCTTAACGGCTGTAGAAGCCAAATCTACCCACCCAATTGCGAAGGCTATCGTAAAATATGGAGGTCAGAAAGAAATTCATCCTGCAGAAAACATCGAGGAAATTGCTGGAATGGGTTTAAAGGGCCAGGTTAATGGTAAAGAGGTTTTAGCAGGTAATGTTAAACTTTTGGAGAAATTTAATATTGATTTTGAGCCTGAGATTGCGACGATAGAAGAAAGTATCGTGGTTGTTGCTGTCGACCAGAAATATGTTGGTTATGTTCTGATTGCAGATGAAATAAAAGAAGATGCTGCCGAAGCTATCAAACAGCTTCACGAAAACGGAATAAAACAGGTTGTGATGTTAAGTGGTGATAAAATCTCAATTGTTAAAAATGTAGCCTCGGGTTTAGGAATTGATACTTATTTTGGGGATTTATTGCCTGAAGATAAAGTTGCCAGACTGGAAGCCATTAAAAGCGACAAAAGTAAGGTGGTGGCCTTTGTGGGAGATGGAATTAACGATACACCGGTATTAGCAATCAGCGATATTGGTATTGCCATGGGCGCAATGGGTAGCGATGCTGCGATCGAAACAGCAGACGTAGTGATTCAAACCGATCAACCTTCTAAAATTGCAACCGCGGTTAAAATAGGTAAGGCAACCAAAAATGTTGTGATCCAGAATATTGTATTGGCATTTGCTGTAAAAGCAATTGTCTTAATTTTAGGGGCAGGAGGTATAGCAACCATGTGGGAGGCGGTTTTTGCCGACGTTGGTGTGGCACTTCTGGCTATTTTAAATGCGGTGAGAATTCAGAAGATGAAGTTTTAG
- a CDS encoding M13 family metallopeptidase — MKYQNLKRCFAALGIVAAGFSASAQTKKFIDPANMDLSVKPGDDFYTYASGTWIKNNPVPAKETRWGSFNELRDFNINAVKSLVEDAAADKSAPAGSVKRRVGDFYTAAMDSATIEKFGYTPIKADLTKIKQIKNIQGVLDQVAYMRTNGLGGGMFGLGVGQDRKNVNKYMVNISQGGTTLPDRDYYLKDDTRSVKIREAYNTYMVTLFTLTGSTPEEAKQKAATVYKIEKQFAEAQMSRLEMRDPYATYNKLTVAELNQKTPDINWTTYLPKFKIKNQDTVLVSSPKFMASLNGMLKSVPVSDWQTYLEWNILKGSASSLSSPFVKASFAFTQAQTGQKVQTPRWQRMSSLTDGTIGELLGQLYVAKYFKPEAKERMNQMIVNLRKAFEIRINGLEWMSPETKQKALAKLHAFTPKVGYPEKWKNYDGLVINKDTYFQNLRNASVWGYNEMIDQLGKPVDRKRFGMTPPTVNAYYSPTLNEIVFPAGILQFPFFDPNADDAVNYGGIGAVIGHEMSHGFDDSGSQYDAAGNLKNWWTAEDKAKFDAKTKALGEQFDAYTVLDTVHVIGKLTMGENIGDLGGLNAAYTAFKMTKQGQSNEKIDGFTPDQRFFLAWAQVWRGNILPESAAQLIKTDPHSPGPYRTIGAPVNMDAWYNAFDVKPGDKLYKKPEDRIRMW; from the coding sequence ATGAAATACCAAAATTTGAAAAGATGTTTTGCAGCGCTGGGTATAGTCGCTGCCGGCTTTTCTGCAAGTGCACAAACTAAAAAATTTATCGACCCTGCCAACATGGATCTTTCCGTTAAGCCAGGCGACGATTTCTACACCTATGCAAGCGGCACGTGGATAAAAAACAATCCTGTTCCTGCTAAAGAAACTCGCTGGGGTTCATTTAACGAACTTCGCGATTTCAATATCAATGCTGTTAAATCTTTAGTAGAAGATGCAGCAGCTGACAAATCTGCACCTGCAGGTTCGGTTAAGCGTAGGGTTGGCGATTTTTACACGGCCGCTATGGATAGTGCGACCATTGAAAAATTTGGTTATACGCCAATAAAAGCCGATTTAACAAAAATTAAGCAAATTAAAAACATTCAAGGTGTGCTGGATCAGGTGGCTTACATGCGAACCAATGGCTTGGGTGGCGGAATGTTTGGCCTGGGCGTTGGCCAGGACCGCAAGAATGTAAACAAATATATGGTGAATATTAGTCAGGGAGGCACAACACTTCCCGATCGCGATTATTACCTGAAAGATGATACACGCAGTGTTAAGATCCGCGAGGCTTACAATACCTATATGGTTACTTTATTTACCTTAACGGGAAGTACACCGGAAGAAGCAAAACAAAAAGCAGCAACCGTTTATAAAATTGAAAAGCAATTCGCTGAAGCGCAGATGAGCCGTTTAGAAATGCGCGATCCTTACGCAACCTATAACAAGCTTACCGTTGCCGAGCTGAACCAGAAAACACCAGATATTAACTGGACAACCTATTTGCCTAAGTTCAAAATCAAAAATCAAGATACTGTTCTGGTTTCTTCGCCTAAATTTATGGCAAGCCTGAATGGCATGTTGAAATCAGTTCCGGTTAGCGATTGGCAAACTTATCTGGAGTGGAATATTTTAAAAGGTTCGGCTTCTAGTTTAAGTTCTCCGTTTGTTAAGGCGAGTTTCGCTTTTACACAGGCTCAAACAGGTCAGAAAGTACAAACACCACGCTGGCAACGCATGTCATCTTTAACAGATGGTACTATTGGCGAATTATTAGGTCAGCTCTACGTGGCCAAATATTTTAAGCCTGAAGCTAAAGAACGTATGAACCAGATGATTGTGAACTTGCGTAAAGCATTCGAAATCAGAATTAATGGTTTAGAATGGATGAGCCCTGAGACCAAACAAAAGGCACTAGCTAAATTACATGCATTTACACCAAAAGTGGGTTATCCGGAAAAATGGAAAAACTACGATGGTTTAGTGATTAATAAGGATACTTATTTCCAAAACTTACGCAATGCAAGTGTTTGGGGCTATAATGAAATGATTGATCAGTTAGGTAAGCCTGTTGACCGCAAACGTTTTGGTATGACACCTCCAACGGTTAATGCTTACTATAGCCCTACACTAAACGAAATTGTTTTCCCTGCTGGTATTTTACAGTTTCCTTTCTTCGACCCTAATGCTGATGATGCTGTTAACTATGGTGGTATAGGCGCTGTAATTGGTCACGAAATGAGCCATGGTTTTGATGACAGCGGAAGCCAATATGATGCGGCCGGCAACTTAAAAAACTGGTGGACAGCTGAAGACAAAGCTAAATTTGACGCTAAAACAAAAGCTTTAGGCGAGCAATTTGATGCTTATACCGTATTAGATACGGTCCATGTAATTGGTAAATTAACCATGGGTGAAAACATTGGCGATTTAGGAGGTTTAAACGCCGCTTATACTGCTTTCAAAATGACCAAACAAGGTCAAAGCAATGAGAAAATTGATGGTTTTACACCAGATCAGCGTTTCTTCCTGGCCTGGGCACAAGTATGGAGGGGTAATATTTTACCCGAAAGTGCTGCTCAGCTCATTAAAACAGATCCACATTCTCCAGGCCCATACCGTACCATTGGTGCACCTGTAAATATGGATGCATGGTACAATGCTTTTGATGTTAAACCTGGCGATAAACTATATAAAAAACCAGAAGACAGGATTAGAATGTGGTAG
- a CDS encoding DUF2625 domain-containing protein: protein MKSPINFLLILGLTLFSLAGFAQENKLISIDKLINKTDPAWPLVKKWIDSAKNKVEVLPVDSAKAKEVLYHSQMTTYATLGSVIYNTGGIIVDNGWIRILGSGSERLSRNVADWNKGKTLKEYGDNIPYLLIADDAVGGFFAINYGGLGKDIKNVYYLEPNSLTWQPLGAGYGEFLVFCFDSDLSKFYKGLRWSSWNQFIANLDGTKTYSFRPYLWEEGTDIEKCTRKLVGIEEMYRFNIMKSKELNADKGIKKDETKKEETKNEQ from the coding sequence ATGAAAAGCCCAATTAACTTCCTTTTAATCCTTGGTTTAACTTTATTTTCTTTAGCAGGTTTTGCTCAGGAAAATAAATTGATCAGCATTGATAAATTAATCAATAAAACAGATCCTGCCTGGCCATTGGTAAAGAAATGGATCGATTCTGCTAAAAATAAGGTCGAAGTATTGCCTGTAGATTCGGCTAAGGCAAAAGAGGTTTTATATCACTCGCAAATGACGACCTATGCCACACTTGGTTCGGTAATCTACAATACCGGCGGCATTATAGTTGATAACGGCTGGATTAGAATTTTAGGTTCGGGCAGCGAAAGATTGAGCAGAAATGTTGCTGATTGGAACAAAGGAAAAACCTTAAAAGAATATGGCGATAACATTCCCTACCTTTTAATTGCCGATGATGCGGTAGGTGGTTTCTTTGCTATTAATTACGGCGGTCTGGGCAAAGACATCAAAAATGTATATTACCTTGAACCAAACAGTCTAACCTGGCAACCGCTTGGAGCTGGTTATGGCGAATTCCTTGTTTTTTGTTTCGACAGTGATCTTTCTAAATTTTATAAAGGATTACGCTGGAGCAGCTGGAATCAATTTATTGCCAATTTGGATGGTACCAAAACCTATAGTTTCCGTCCTTATTTATGGGAGGAAGGTACTGATATTGAAAAATGTACACGAAAACTTGTTGGGATTGAAGAAATGTACCGTTTTAATATTATGAAGTCGAAAGAACTGAATGCAGACAAAGGCATAAAAAAAGACGAAACCAAAAAGGAAGAAACTAAAAACGAGCAGTAA
- a CDS encoding DinB family protein, with protein sequence MTNTPATIIQIKNTRAFILELVKDLTTEQLNKIPAGFNNNIIWNIAHLTAAQQNLCYVRSGLTVTVEEKYFTPFLSGTKPVKFIEKGEIASIFDVLLNSMDRLATDYSSGIFLKFDPWNKRYGMKLNSIEDAINFIPFHEGMHIGYIMALKKLV encoded by the coding sequence ATGACTAACACACCTGCAACCATTATCCAGATCAAAAATACCAGGGCTTTTATTCTGGAATTGGTAAAAGACTTAACCACAGAGCAGTTAAACAAAATCCCCGCAGGTTTTAACAATAACATCATCTGGAATATTGCCCATTTAACCGCTGCACAGCAAAACCTGTGTTATGTTAGATCGGGATTAACGGTAACCGTTGAAGAAAAATATTTCACTCCATTTTTAAGTGGAACAAAACCAGTTAAATTTATAGAAAAGGGAGAAATCGCCTCCATTTTCGACGTACTTTTAAATAGTATGGACCGTTTGGCGACAGATTATAGTAGTGGGATTTTTCTAAAGTTCGATCCCTGGAACAAACGTTATGGAATGAAATTAAACTCCATAGAAGATGCGATAAATTTTATCCCTTTCCATGAGGGGATGCACATCGGCTATATTATGGCCTTGAAGAAATTGGTATAG
- a CDS encoding MmcQ/YjbR family DNA-binding protein yields the protein MDIESFREYCLSLPGTTEGMKWEHLCFMIEEKIYVIIAIDEGNRFSIKCNPDEFEELAARDGIAQAYHMAKRQWIQIENLEVLNDKELKSRVADSRAMVLAKLPKKTQAKYA from the coding sequence ATGGATATCGAATCGTTCAGAGAATATTGTTTGAGTTTACCCGGCACTACAGAAGGTATGAAATGGGAACATCTGTGTTTTATGATAGAAGAGAAAATCTATGTGATTATTGCTATTGATGAGGGTAATCGTTTTTCTATCAAATGCAATCCGGATGAATTTGAAGAACTCGCTGCCCGAGATGGTATTGCCCAGGCTTACCACATGGCCAAAAGACAATGGATCCAGATCGAAAACTTAGAGGTTTTAAATGATAAAGAGTTGAAAAGCAGGGTGGCCGATTCGAGGGCAATGGTTTTAGCTAAATTACCGAAGAAAACGCAGGCAAAGTATGCTTAA
- the mnmD gene encoding tRNA (5-methylaminomethyl-2-thiouridine)(34)-methyltransferase MnmD, whose translation MNIIMPTADGSNTLYNETIGEHYHSKHGALQESKHVFIDAGLKFASTNQAEISILEVGFGTGLNFILSFEYCAENNINLNYTSIEAFPLTTAIIEQTGYAAYVPEKIWADFILNYPEALKAPKKLTSLCSLEIPHTTLAEYSGDQKFDLIYYDAFSVQHQPEMWSDEIIAHACSFLKPGGTFVTYAITGKLKRAIKACGFTIEKLPGAPGKREMLRAIKGMENG comes from the coding sequence ATGAATATTATAATGCCTACTGCCGATGGATCTAATACACTTTATAATGAAACCATAGGCGAACATTACCATAGTAAACATGGTGCTCTGCAAGAAAGCAAACACGTGTTTATTGATGCAGGTTTGAAATTCGCTTCCACTAACCAAGCTGAAATTTCCATTTTGGAAGTTGGTTTCGGCACCGGATTGAACTTTATTTTAAGTTTCGAATATTGTGCGGAAAATAACATTAACCTTAACTATACCAGCATTGAAGCCTTTCCGCTTACTACAGCTATAATTGAGCAGACTGGTTATGCAGCGTATGTTCCTGAAAAAATATGGGCTGATTTTATTTTAAATTACCCGGAAGCATTAAAAGCACCCAAGAAATTAACTTCGCTTTGCTCGTTAGAAATTCCACATACTACATTGGCCGAATACAGCGGTGACCAAAAATTTGACCTGATTTATTATGATGCATTTTCTGTACAGCACCAGCCCGAAATGTGGAGCGATGAAATTATTGCACATGCCTGCAGTTTCTTAAAACCTGGCGGAACTTTTGTTACCTACGCCATTACCGGGAAACTAAAAAGGGCCATTAAAGCCTGCGGATTTACCATCGAAAAATTACCCGGCGCCCCCGGAAAAAGAGAAATGCTTAGGGCGATTAAAGGGATGGAAAATGGATGA
- a CDS encoding aldo/keto reductase, translated as MEKRTLGKTDLNISPIVFGGNVFGWTIDEKKSFEILDQFIESGFNFIDTADVYSRWVPGNNGGESETIIGNWLKKQNKRHDIIIATKVGSDMGQGKSLKKDYIINEVEHSLSRLQTDYIDLYFSHFDDESTPVEETLSAYETLIKAGKVRWIGASNFSADRLKESLLYSTEHSLPRYEVYQPGYNLYDRENFEQEHEKICLDYGLGVVSYYSLASGFLTGKYRSEDDLNKSQRGGGIKKFLNERGFKILAALDEVAKKHHVEPASVALAWLIYRPSITAPIASVTDLSQLKSFTEAANLKLLPEDISLLDKASIY; from the coding sequence ATGGAAAAAAGAACCTTAGGAAAAACCGATTTAAATATTTCGCCCATAGTATTTGGAGGAAATGTTTTTGGCTGGACGATCGATGAAAAAAAGTCGTTTGAAATATTAGACCAATTTATAGAAAGTGGTTTCAATTTTATAGATACGGCCGATGTGTACTCGCGTTGGGTACCTGGAAATAATGGTGGCGAATCGGAAACGATTATTGGTAACTGGCTTAAAAAACAAAACAAACGCCACGATATAATTATTGCGACAAAAGTTGGCTCAGATATGGGGCAGGGTAAATCGCTAAAAAAAGATTACATCATCAATGAAGTTGAACATTCTTTATCGCGCCTGCAAACCGATTATATCGATCTTTATTTCTCTCATTTTGATGACGAAAGCACGCCTGTTGAAGAAACATTAAGTGCCTACGAAACTTTAATTAAAGCTGGCAAAGTCCGCTGGATCGGGGCATCAAATTTTTCTGCCGATCGCTTAAAAGAGTCATTACTTTATTCAACCGAACACAGTTTACCCCGTTACGAAGTTTACCAACCAGGATACAACCTGTATGATAGAGAAAACTTTGAGCAGGAACACGAAAAAATCTGTCTGGATTATGGTTTGGGCGTTGTGTCTTATTATTCGCTGGCCAGTGGTTTCTTAACCGGGAAATACCGTAGTGAAGACGATCTGAATAAAAGCCAGCGTGGTGGAGGCATTAAAAAATTCCTTAACGAACGGGGCTTTAAAATTTTAGCGGCATTGGATGAGGTTGCTAAAAAACACCATGTTGAGCCAGCTTCGGTAGCCCTGGCCTGGTTAATTTATCGCCCATCAATTACGGCGCCAATTGCCAGTGTTACCGATTTAAGCCAACTAAAATCTTTTACTGAAGCCGCAAATTTAAAATTATTGCCAGAAGATATTTCTCTTTTAGATAAAGCGAGTATCTATTAA
- a CDS encoding AI-2E family transporter yields MKDKLSFLPKLALVLFCLISLTYIAILGQSLLAPLLFSFLMAILLLPVGNFLEHKLKFKRSLSTLVSVILMIAVIGGIIYFFGNQLSDLWADWPLLKEKANASYHELQKWISHTFGINSQKQLDYLNDSTEKALATSAAIVATTLSTLSSTLLFLGFTLLFTFFILNYRRVLFTFLTSVFSEEHKEKVSEIVSQIQYIIKKYIIGLFLQMLIVTVLMITVLSLLGVKYAVLLGLVAGIFNVVPYLGIFFALLISCLITFATAGAGKVLLVLIAYVGVHAIDGNILMPLVVGSKVKINALFAFIGIVVGEMIWGISGMFLCIPYLAMLKIIFDRVDNLKPWGILMGEEHKPDKKKRVYRITKKIKLEEKD; encoded by the coding sequence ATGAAAGACAAACTATCTTTTCTACCCAAACTGGCATTGGTCCTTTTCTGTTTAATCAGTTTAACATACATCGCCATTTTAGGTCAATCTTTGCTGGCTCCCCTGCTTTTCTCTTTTTTAATGGCGATCTTATTATTACCTGTTGGCAATTTTCTAGAACACAAGCTAAAATTTAAAAGAAGTTTATCAACCCTTGTGTCGGTGATCCTGATGATTGCTGTAATTGGTGGCATTATTTATTTCTTCGGCAATCAATTAAGCGATTTATGGGCAGATTGGCCTTTACTTAAGGAGAAAGCGAATGCTTCTTATCACGAACTTCAAAAATGGATTTCACACACTTTCGGCATAAATTCTCAGAAACAACTGGATTATTTAAATGACAGCACAGAAAAAGCTTTGGCTACTAGTGCCGCAATTGTAGCTACTACCTTATCTACACTATCTTCTACCCTATTATTTTTAGGTTTCACATTACTATTCACTTTCTTTATTTTAAACTACCGTAGGGTTTTATTTACTTTTTTAACTTCGGTTTTTAGTGAAGAACACAAAGAAAAAGTTTCAGAAATTGTAAGTCAGATTCAGTACATCATTAAAAAATATATCATAGGTTTATTCTTGCAGATGCTTATTGTTACGGTATTAATGATTACCGTTCTGAGTTTACTAGGTGTTAAATATGCCGTTCTTTTGGGTCTTGTTGCAGGTATTTTTAATGTAGTTCCTTATTTGGGAATATTCTTTGCCCTGTTAATAAGCTGCCTGATTACTTTTGCAACTGCAGGTGCAGGTAAAGTGCTTCTGGTTTTAATAGCCTATGTTGGTGTACATGCTATAGATGGAAATATACTGATGCCGTTAGTGGTGGGCTCGAAAGTAAAAATAAATGCGTTATTTGCCTTTATTGGGATTGTTGTGGGTGAGATGATTTGGGGCATCTCGGGCATGTTTTTATGTATTCCTTATCTGGCCATGTTAAAAATAATCTTCGATAGAGTAGATAACTTAAAACCCTGGGGTATTTTAATGGGCGAAGAACATAAGCCTGATAAAAAGAAGCGTGTTTACCGGATCACAAAAAAAATTAAATTAGAAGAAAAAGATTAA
- the mazG gene encoding nucleoside triphosphate pyrophosphohydrolase has translation MPNNPIPASANNPADAFTRLLTVLDTLRTQCPWDKKQTMETLRHLTIEETYELSDAILEGDLDEIKKELGDVMMHLVFYSRIASETNDFNITDVLNGVCDKLINRHPHIYGDVEVQNEEDVKRNWEQIKLKEGNKSVLAGVPSSLPALVKAARIQEKARGVGFDWEDKNQVWEKVEEEMQEFKTEFNVADNTAIDIEKAESEFGDVLFSLINYARFININPENALEKTNKKFIKRFQYLETKAKENGKALADMTLTEMDVYWNEAKKL, from the coding sequence ATGCCTAACAATCCAATTCCTGCAAGCGCCAATAATCCAGCTGATGCCTTTACACGTTTACTCACCGTTTTAGATACATTGCGTACACAATGCCCCTGGGATAAAAAACAGACCATGGAAACACTGCGCCATTTAACTATAGAGGAAACCTATGAATTGAGCGACGCCATTTTAGAAGGCGATTTAGACGAAATTAAAAAGGAACTTGGTGATGTGATGATGCACCTGGTTTTCTATTCTAGAATCGCTTCCGAAACCAATGATTTTAACATTACAGATGTTTTAAACGGAGTTTGCGATAAACTGATAAACCGGCACCCACATATTTATGGCGATGTTGAAGTACAGAACGAAGAAGATGTAAAACGAAATTGGGAGCAGATTAAACTGAAAGAAGGCAATAAATCGGTGTTGGCTGGTGTCCCATCTTCACTACCCGCGTTGGTTAAGGCTGCCCGTATTCAGGAAAAAGCACGTGGCGTAGGCTTTGATTGGGAAGATAAAAACCAGGTTTGGGAAAAAGTAGAGGAAGAAATGCAGGAGTTTAAAACTGAATTTAATGTTGCTGATAATACGGCTATTGATATCGAAAAAGCTGAATCCGAATTTGGCGATGTACTTTTCTCTTTGATCAATTATGCCCGTTTCATCAATATTAATCCAGAAAATGCCTTAGAAAAAACCAATAAAAAATTTATCAAACGTTTTCAATACCTCGAAACCAAAGCAAAAGAAAACGGAAAAGCCCTGGCCGATATGACGCTTACCGAAATGGATGTATATTGGAATGAAGCAAAGAAATTATAG